The sequence ccatctctgctaaaaatacaaaaatcagccaggcttggtggtgagtgcctgtaatcccagctacttgggaggctgaggcaggagagtcgcttgaacccaggaggcagaggttgtggtgagccaagattgagccattgcactccagcctaggcaaaaaaaaaaaaaaaaaaaaaaaaaatttgggttTCTCCTGTGCCCACACAGTTCCTCAGCTTGTTTCATGGATACTCCGTGGATGTTCTCCATCTGAGTGCAGAAAGACCTGCTGTTAGGCCCTTTTCCGTGGTTGTATCCATGGATTGAGGATAGAATAAGAGTTCCTGGTGTAACCCGTTCTCTTTGGTTAGAGATGGGCAGGCGGAGGCCCAGAATAGGCAGTCACCCAGCCGACGCCTCCTGTGCAATTTCTGGGGTCCTGGTGTTGGGGACCACAGATGCCCTGACTGCTCTCAGCATCGGTCCTGAGGTCTCTGGCTGCTAGAGTTCAGGCTTCACTGGTCCCCAGATGCTTTGAGAATCTAATGGAAAGTGTGAGCCctttgcacacacacatgcaaacacacagacacaaacacacacatgcacacacaatctCCTGTGTCCTCCATCGGCCAGGGCTCAGCAGGAAACAGAGGGTCCAACCAAATCAGGTCGCTTGAGGAATGTTGACAAGGTGTGGACACGGGGAGGGCATGGGGAGGGCAGGGGTCTCCGATTTTATGGGTCACAGTCAGCTGGAGGGTCTGTTGAGTCCAGATGCCCAGCCCCGCCCAGCCCCCTCCACTCTCCACTTGGTCGTTCTGGAATGAGGCCCAGGACTTGGCATTCCCACCAAGTTCCCAGATGCCCCAGGGCTACACTCGGAAGCGCTAGTGCAGGACGCCCACCAGGGCTGTGTGGGAAAGCAGGGCTCTTTGAGGGGCATCTGGATATCCAGTATATGTCCCCTGCCCCAGACCCGAGGGGCAGGTGGGGCAGTCACCAGAGCCTGGAGCCAGCTTTTGGAGAAGGCACTGGGCacccctgcctgcctcctcctgcccctggcCCCGGTGTTCCCTCCACCGACAGTGAGGACAGCTCTCCCTCTGGAGCAGCGATCCGTGCCCAGCACCACGCGAGGGGCCGTCCTCATTCAGCCCCCTTTGGGCACTAGCAGCCCTGCCACCGGGAGGGTCCCCATTTCCATATGAGTCCAGAGCCCACTGAGTCTGCTCTGAGGCCCTCAcccctgcccacctgcccccAGGAGCTGTTGGAGGACCACGGGCTGATGACTGGGGCCCAGGCCACACAGGTGGCGGACAGCTACAGTCGGCTGCAGCAGCGCCGGGAGCGCCGGGCCCTGCACCAGCTGAAACGCCAGCACGAGGAGGGCGCGGGGCGCAGGCGCAAGGTGCTGCGGCTGCAGGAGGAGCAGGACGGCGGCTCCAGCGAGGAGGACCGGGCTGGCCCAGACCCCCCAGGGGCTGGCGATGGCGTGGACATCCAGGTGGGTGCCATGGGCTGTGGGGTGTGGGGGTAGGTGGGTGGGGTTTACCAAGGTGGGTCTTGACCTCTCCTGGGGGTTCCCAGGGGCCATGGCCCTGTCCTCATTTCAGGAGCCGGGTTTCTGTGGATGGTGCTTGGCCCCAGGTATCTGCAGCACCTGGGGGTCTGCGGATCATGGTAGCAGCTCCTCAGGTCCCCTAAGACTCTGCCTTCCCATGTTCCCCCCAGGATGTGAAGTTCAAGCTCCGGCATGACCTGGCGCAGCTGCAGGCCGCTGCCAGCTCAGCCCAGGACCTGAGCCGCGAGCAGCTGGCTCTGCTGAAGCTGGTGCTGGGCCGGGGCCTGTACCCGCAGCTGGCTGTCCCCGACGCCTTCAACAGCAGCCGAAAGGACTCAGACCAGGTGGGGCCTGTTCTGCCCCATCCTATGTTTCGTCCTCCAACACACGAACCCTGAGTGCCTGTCCTGAGTGCCCTGAGGTCCTCATCCCTGCCCACCTGCCCCCAGGAGCTGTTGGAGGACCACGGGGTGACTGAAACAACCCTGGTTCTGTCCCCATGGGGCTCACAGCCCAGTGGGAGGACAGACCTGTCCCCAGACAACTCAGAGTGGGCAGGGCTTGGGGAGCTGAGGACACTGTAGGAGCCCACAGGGGGCACCTGCCCCAGATTTGGAGGAGtcaaggagggcttcctggaggaggggaccTGGGCCAGAGGGTGGAGGAGAGGCATCCTGGGCAGAGGAGAGCAGATAGGAGGGCCTGTGCTTCCTTTCCGTCCTCCACAGATTTTCCACACACAGGCCAAGCAGGGCGCCGTGCTGCACCCCACCTGCGTCTTTGCTGGCAGCCCCGAGGTGCTGCATGCACAGGAGCCAGAGGCCAGCAGCTGCGATGGCAGCCGAGGTACAGTGAGCCCAGGTGGAAGGAACCCCCATCCGGGATGTGAAGGGCGGGGATACCGTGAACTCCTGGGCCCCTCTGGCTGGGGCTCCCCCTGATCCGTCCCACACCGGTCCGGGCTGGTATTGACAGGGGCCCGCAGGAGCGGAGGTTCCAGGGCCAGGCCTCCCTGGGTAGCCTTGGGTGACTCACCCCTGCTGGGCCTCACCCTCCCCATGGTGGAGATAGCCAACCTGAGCCAGTGTGGCTGTGCCCAGGGAGTGAACACCGGTCAGGGGCCTGTCCCGTGGGCTCTGTGAGCTCCCACCTGGGTCCTGCAGGGGGAGGCCCCCCTGGCGCCCGTGTGCATGGAAGGGTGTCTCGCTGCAGACATGGCTGCCTGCTGGGAGTCACCCTCAGATTTGGCCAGGCCACCGAAGCCATGCTGTGAGCATATTCTTTCTACCAATGTGTACATTGACCGGGTGGCACAGGCGGGCCTCTGATGGGCCTGGGTGGGCCAGGGTGGGCCTGAGTGGTCCTCCTCAACCTTTCAGACGACAAGGACAAGATGAGCAGCAAACACCAGCTCCTCAGCTTCGTGTCCCTGCTGGAGACCAACAAGCCATACCTGGTGAACTGCGTCCGCATCCCTGCCCTCCAGGTGGGCctctgccccaccctgcccccatgcccagaTATGAGAGCTGCGTTGCCCAGGGTGGTGGGTAGGGGCACCGCGTGGGCTTGGAGGGGCCGCCTGGCACCTGGGCTGGCTGCAGGCGTCCGCCTTGGGCCGTTGCTGTGGCCGCTTTTTCTCTCATTCATGGAGTTGCTCAACAGTTACCTGCCGAGTGcctgctgggtgccaggcacggtgccaGGGGCGCAGCAGGGAACCAGGCAAGAAggccagcccctgccctcccaGGCTCCCGTGGCAGGGGACAGTGATAGCAGTAGCACAGTGACGCCCTGAGCGACCTGTGGGAAGGTGGTGCTGGGCAATAGAGAgtagggtgggggtgagggtggacACAGGGTGTGGCATAAGATAAGGCCACCTGGTGTCTCCAAGTAGACACCCAAGGAGGAGAGTGTGTGGATCTCGGGCAGAATGTCCCCGGCAGTGGACTGGCCTGCGCGGAGGCTCCGAGGCAGACACGTGCCTGGTGTGCAGTCGGCAAGGGGGAGTGTGCAGAGATGAGGCCAGAGAGGCGAGGGAGACAGGACCCTGGGAACTTCTGAGCAGAGCTGGGACAGGGTCCCAGCCAGGAAGGCTGGCGGCCGccaggagggagaagaagggcGCGGCCCgggtggaggctgaggccgaactCAGATCGTGGATGCCCTTGCATGGGCGCTGGCAGCAGAACCATGGGCCCCACGGCAGCCGCTGCCCTGCCCCGAGTGCTCCTCGAGTGTCTCTGTGATCCAAGGCCTGGCCTTGGAGTCCTCACGCAGCCCTGCAGGTCTCCCTTTATAGAGGGGACTGAAGCTCAGGCAGGGGTGGGGACACGTCACCTGTCTAAGTCACAAAGCGAGCAGGTGGCCAAACCAGAGCTCCCGGGTCACGCTGCCCCCTCCTGCCTCCCGCTCACTACCAGCAATGCCCAGCGTGGGTCCCAGAGAACgtggagggaagagaggaacCTGTGGGCTCCCAGAGCCTCAGGGTTTCGTTGACACTGTGATTGCCACCAGCACCACGAAAGCCAGCTCAGCTCAGTCACCTCTGTGCATGTCCACACCTCCCTCCAGCCCGCCTGGTGGGCCAGGCGCTGTTAGTGTTCTGGGGGCCGGGGGTGCAGCTGTGGTCAACGTCGACCACACACCCCACCCTCATGGGGCTCAGACAGGATGGTGAAGGCAGACGGTAAACCAAAAGGGTGATGCCGGGCGCTCGTGTGAGCATGGGAAAGCAGGCAGCACGCACCGAGGGACAGAGGGTTGGCAACCAGCCGGACCGCAGGAAGCGGAACAGACCTGCTACCTGAGGCGCTGCGCTCTCTGCCTGCACTGGACCGCTTGTTGAGAGAATCTGGCCggctcacacctagaatcccagcactttgggaggctgaggtgggaggatcgtttgagcctaggagttcaaagggcagcctaggcaacatagggagactctatctctacaaaaaattttaaaaagttagctgggcgtggtggtgtgcgcctgtaatcccagctacttgggaggctgaggcagaaggatcgcttgagcctgggaggtcggggctgcagtgagctgtgattgttgacactgcactccagcttaggtgacaagagtgagaccctgtctcaaaaaataataagccaggcatggtggctcatgcctctaatcccagcactttgggaggtcgaggtgggtggatcagttgaagccaggagtttggcactagcctggccaatgtggggaaaccccatctctactaaaaatacaaaaattagctgagtgtggtggtgggcgcctgtaatcccagcgactcgggaggctgaggcaggagaatcgcttgaacctggaaggtgggggttgcagtgagccaggatcgcaccactgcactccagcctgggcgacagagcgagactcatttcaaataaataaataaaaataataataacaaaaagaagaTGGAGACACTTCACATTCACATAAGCAAGCAGAACAGTATATGGAGCCCTCCTGTGCCATCCCCGGCCCCCAAACCATCCACGCATGGCCAGTCCTGCCCTTTTCCTctgccctggccccagccccgaGAATTTTCTCCAACATCGAATGAGCCACAGCACCGGTAATTACAGCCCTGACTTCCGTCCTCACAGGGGAGCGTGTGCTCAGGGTCTGGGCTCTCGCTGCATGTCATGTCTGTCTGAGTGCCTGCTGTCCCTCTGCCACCCTGCCTGAGAATGCAGCTGTCTCTCTCCTAGCACGCTCCCATCTGCCCCCCGCCACCCTGCAACCCCAGCCCTCCCCTGACTCAGCGGCTGCCTTCATGCCGTATCCCCAGCGCCCGCAGGGGTGCCTGGTACAGCGGGTAGATGGTGGGTAGGTAGATGCCTCGCATAGAGAGGGCGGGTGGGTGGGCAGGAGCCCAGCCGGGCAGGGCCTGTCTCCAACATCGCCCTGCCCCCACACCTACTCCCTGTCTTCCGTTCCCTCTCTTCCAGTCCCTCCTGCTTTTTAGCCGGTCCTTGGACACCAACGGTGACTGCTCCCGCCTGGTGGCCGATGGCTGGCTGGAGCTGCAGCTGGCAGACAGTGAAAGTGCTGTCCGGCTCCTGGCGGCTTCCCTGCGGCTCCGTGCCCGCTGGGAAGGTGCCCTGGACCGGCAGCTGGCGCATCAGGCCCAGCGGCGGCTGGAAGAGGAGGAGCAGGATGTGCCAGTCAGCCCCAAGGAGGTGGCCACCCTGAGCAAGGAACTCCTGCAGTTCACGGCATCCAAGGTACCTTCCACCAGGGTGCCCGTGCCTGCCTATGGCCAGAGGGGGTGTCCGCCACTGGGCTTGAGCCTCCGGAAGGCCTGGCTTCCCATTCACTCCACTGGGCACATTTGAGGGTTTTCAGGCCACAGAGGTTCAGTCACTCACCCAAGGTCACTCCACTGGTCtgggtggagccaggatttgatcCCAGGAGCCTGGTTCCAGAGGCCATGCTACCCACTACTGCCCTGTTTACTAAGCACGTTCTGCAAGCGTGGCTGATCCCCCCTTGCTAACAGTCAAGAACGGACAAGGTGTGAGAGGGAAGCCATAGGTGTCTGCTTTTGGATGGGAAGAACCGAACTGAGCAGACTTGAAACCAACCACCGACTCTTAGGTGGGGAGCAGAAATTGCTCCTGGTTCTACTTCATGTGGGTGGGGTGAGGAGAAGGGTGCAATTCAGGCTGATTTCCTGGAGTAGAGGGGCTTGAGGACAAAGGGGCAGGAACCCAGTGAGCCATGGAGAGGGGACCAAGGCTGACATGCTaggaggaggaggggtgaggCGGCCAGACAAAGGTTAGACTCAAGGTCTGAATGGGGTCCCACCAGTGACAGGGGCAGAAGAGGGGTCTGGGGAAGGCAATTTAGATGGGGGTGGGTTATCAGGATATTCTAGACAAACCCCTGGTCATGCGTGTCTGCAGCCAAGTTGTGATTGGCTTAAGCACTTGGCTTCCATAACTGCAAAGCCCGAGGGAGGGcttcaggcacagctggatcCAGGTGCTTTGGCGGCATCTCCCTGAGCCTGTCTCTCTTGATTTCCTGTCTCTCCTTCCTTAGATTCCTTACAGCCTCCGGCGGCTCACGGGGCTAGAAGCCCAGAACCTGTATGTGGGACCCCAGACCATCCCAGCCACCCCCCATCTTCCTGGCCTCTTTGGCAGCTCCACcctgtccccccaccccacaaaggGGGGCTATGCAGTCACCGACTTCCTCACCTACAACTGCCTCACGGTGAGCATGAACCCTTCTTCCCTGAAGGTGGGATTTCACGAAGACCCCACCCCTGACCCCACAGCCTCATTTCGCCTTAGTCCAGGGACACGATTCCCACGTGGGGCCCATGGCCCTGAGGGCTTCTGGGAAGGGTCCCAGGGGGGCAGTGGGTGGTGGGTGGCACTTGGTGGGGGCCCAGCCCTGACAGCTGGCCTGCCGCAGAGTGACACGGACCTGTACAGTGACTGTCTCCGAACCTTCTGGACCTGCCCCCACTGTGGCCTGCATGCGCCCCTCACGCCCCTGGAGCGCATCGCCCATGAGAACACCTGCCCTCAGGCCCCACAGGATGGGCCCCCAGGTAAGCACGGGACTGTGGGGACCGGGCCACCTCTGCCCGGCCGTCTGTCCATCCCATGATGATCTCCTGTGTGTGCGGGCACTTGCTAGATGCTCCGAGAACTGATGACCTCCACCTGCTGGCCCTGGCTGGTGCCACACACAGGCTTTGACCTGAAGATCAGCGGCCCAGGGCGGGGAGGGCCTGGAGCGCCACCTCTTTCTGCCTGCCTGTCCCCTGTGGTGTCTCTATGTTGCTGTCTTTGCCTCTTCGTTTCTGGCTCTCTGTGGCTATGTCTCTTGTTCTTTTTCCGTCCTGCAGCTGTCTCTGCCTTGGTCATATCCATCCTGTTGTCATCCAGGGATGCTACACACTGGGGTTCAGTGGGGGAGACAGCACTGGGACCatgtgcccccaccccagggctGGCTCTGTCTGCCTCTCAGTCTCCATGTTGCTCCttatatctttctctttgtctctctcactAGCAGGGATGCAGAGTAAAGACAGGCctgtgtatgtttgtttgtttgtttgtttgtttgagacggagtctggctctgttgcccaggctggagtgcagtggccggatgtcagctcactgcaagctccgcctcccgggttcacatcattctcctgcctcagcctcccgagtagctgggactacaggcgcccgccacctcgcccggctagttttttgtattttttagtagagacggggtttcaccatgttagccaggacgatctcgatctcctgaccttgtggtccacccatctcggcctcccaaaggcctgtgtatttttattaatccaggaaggcttcctggaggaggcaaaaCTTAGTTCCCCAAAGGCCAGGAGAGCACCTGAGCCCCACGGGTGCCTGGCATTTGGGTGCGGGTAGACATGTGCACTGGAAAGCCCCCCTCCCagcttcctccttttcctcccttaGGGGCTGAGGAAGCTGCCCCTGAGACCCTCCAGAAGACGTCTGTCCTGCAGAGGCCCTACCACTGTGAGGCCTGCGGGAGGGACTTCCTATTCACACCCACAGAGGTGCTGCGCCACCGGAAGCAACACGTGTGAGCCGGGCCAGGAGCCCTgcccagctccctgcagcctaCCTGCCCTCCAGCCCAGGACTAGGGGCAGGACCCCCAGCCTGGGTTTAGCCCTGTGGTCCTGTCCCAGTGCGGAGGGGCTGGAGCGTCGATTGTGAATAAAGCCTCACATGCTGACACACACTGTTAAGGCTGCACCTACCCATCCAAAAACCAGCAGCTGCTCTGTTAGTCCTCCCCAGGGTCTAGCTTTCCTTCTTCCTGCTGCAGGGTGCTGCCTGAGGCGTCCTGGGTAGGAGGGGCATTAGAACCAGCAGGGACCTCCCATGTCTCCTGGTTCCAGGTGCAGGTTCTTAGCACCTCCGCAGCCACTCTCTCAAGTCCATCCTCAGTCTCTGCTTCCCCTTGAAGTAGGGGGACCCTGAATTTGCCCGTCCACCTGGGTCACTTTGAGAGTTGTGCAGGGGGCTGGGGGCACTGGTGTTCACGTAGGACCACAAGCTGCACCATAAGACCCATtcccaataaaaaagaaaagaacaggccgagccgggcgcggtggctcacgcctgtaatcccagcactttgggaggctgaggcaggtggatcgcctgaggtcaggagttcgagaccagcctggccaacatagtgaaaccctatctctactaaaaatacaaaaacttagttggacgtggtggcaggcacctttaatcccagctactcaggaggctgaggcaggggaatcgcttgaacctgggaggtggaagttgcagtgagctgagatcacgccactacactccagcctgggcaacaagagtgaaactccatctcaaaaaaaaaaaaattcaggccgaggcaggtggattgcctgagctcaggagtttgagaccagcctgggcaacacggtgaaatcccgtctctactaaaatacaaaaaattagccaggtgtggcagcatgtgcctgtaatcccagctactcgggaggctgaggcaggcaaattgctagaacccaggaggtagagcttgcagtgagccgagatcatgccactgcactccagcctgggcaacagagcgagactccatctcttaaaaaaaaagaaaatgaaaagacaataaaatcactcaggagaaaaagaaaaggcatggcATAGGAATGGAAGGAGAACAACCTGTAGGTCCTACAGATATGAAAAGGAGAAGGGAATACGATAAACAACGTGCTGCACAGAAATTCCACtcatttgaaatggaaaaaattattgaaagacacaaactacccaAAGCTCATTCAGGAAGAAACAGATAACCAGAACAACTCTATTAAGGAAATGTAATTCATAATTAACAAAGAGAACAGGCTCAGACGGGCTTATTGGTGACGTCTACCAAACATGGAAATTACACTCGCCCACACCCACTCATCCACAACATAGGGGAGGATGCCTCCTGACTGAtgttatgaggccagcattatcctgttGCTAAAACCAGGCTCTGACAacgcaagaaaagaaaactctaggcCAATATGCCttatgaacatagacacaaaaaccCTAAATAGAAGTTCAGCACATCATATTCAGCAATGTGTAAATACAGTGCATCATGGCCAAGTGGGGCTCATTCTAGGAATTCAAGGTggatttaacatttgaaaatcaatgtgattcaccatattagaaacagaaaaaataaaaggctgggcatggtggttcatacctgtaattccagcactttgggaggcccataagggtggatcagttgagtccaggagttcaagactggatgggaaacatagcgagaccctgtctctattaaaaaacacaaaaattagccaggtgtggtggtgcacgcctgtagccccagctgctcgggaggctgacgtTGGAAGATCACTTGGTGttaggaggcggagattgcagtgagctgagattgtgccactgcacttcagcctgggcaacacagcaagaccctatctcaaagaaaaaaagtacataaacccctagttttagtcagggagatggatttgagactgatctctctccttggctgcgcatctgattaaagccttcttccttggcaatactcatCTTAGTGACTGGCTTTCTGTGCGACCAGCAGCAGGACCTGGACTGAACCCCTGGTATTTCAGTAACAGATTcagtcaacaatttttttttttttttttttttttgagacagggtctctctctattgccgggcctggagtgcagtggtgcaatctcagctcagtgcagcctccacctcctgggctcaaatgatccaaatcagtctcccaagtgcctggaactacaggcgtgtgccaccacgcccggctaatttttgtatttttttgtagagatggggtcttgccatgttgcccaggctggtcttgaactgggcttaagcgatcctcccacattggcctcccaaactgctgggattacaggcgtgagccgctgctcCTGGACAAGAGAAGTTTTGTATTTTGGTGGAATTtcaaattatcattttcttttatcatttctacTTTTTGTGTTCTACCTAACAAATCTTTGCCTACCCTCAAGATCATGAAGTTTTTTTCTTATGTCTTCTTCTAGtttaatcattttacttttttttttttttttttttgagacagagtctcgctatgtcgcccaggctggagtgcagtggccggatctcagttcactgcaagctccgcctcccgggtttacgtcattctcctgcctcagcctcccgagtagctgggactacaggcgcccgccacctcgcccggctagttttttgtattttttagtagagacggggtttcaccgggttagccaggatggtctcgatctcctgacctcgtgatccgcccgtctcggcctcccaaagtgctgggattacaggcttgagccaccgcgcccggccatcattttacatttttaatataaactgTTAGGTCTATGGTCCATTTCCAGTTAGGCGTTGTGTATGATGTGAGTTA comes from Macaca fascicularis isolate 582-1 chromosome 19, T2T-MFA8v1.1 and encodes:
- the DHX34 gene encoding probable ATP-dependent RNA helicase DHX34 isoform X2: MKSMSVGDPRTFPFIEPPPPASLETAILYLRDQGALDSSEALTPIGSLLAQLPVDVVIGKMLILGSMFSLVEPVLTIAAALSVQSPFTRSAQSSPECVAARRPLESDQGDPFTLFNVFNAWVQVKSERSRNSRKWCRRRGIEEHRLYEMANLRRQFKELLEDHGLMTGAQATQVADSYSRLQQRRERRALHQLKRQHEEGAGRRRKVLRLQEEQDGGSSEEDRAGPDPPGAGDGVDIQDVKFKLRHDLAQLQAAASSAQDLSREQLALLKLVLGRGLYPQLAVPDAFNSSRKDSDQIFHTQAKQGAVLHPTCVFAGSPEVLHAQEPEASSCDGSRDDKDKMSSKHQLLSFVSLLETNKPYLVNCVRIPALQSLLLFSRSLDTNGDCSRLVADGWLELQLADSESAVRLLAASLRLRARWEGALDRQLAHQAQRRLEEEEQDVPVSPKEVATLSKELLQFTASKIPYSLRRLTGLEAQNLYVGPQTIPATPHLPGLFGSSTLSPHPTKGGYAVTDFLTYNCLTSDTDLYSDCLRTFWTCPHCGLHAPLTPLERIAHENTCPQAPQDGPPGAEEAAPETLQKTSVLQRPYHCEACGRDFLFTPTEVLRHRKQHV